The following are encoded together in the Ralstonia insidiosa genome:
- a CDS encoding DUF1254 domain-containing protein produces MTHCHAPVRPLTRLAAVALSAAALTLTGCATQDPNPAAANELRLPQAGEAQVRSAYVYAFPLMMTDALMQVTSAIAPNGRFMHQRTLEDEALPAGVRARVDVLASSAFVDLRNGPVVLSLPDVGRRHIWVAVHDAWTDVFESIGNRTTGARAANYAITPPGWDGTLPAGVKQIAAPTNLVWVVARTQVAGQRDEVAARRVQDRYRITPLDAFGKPGARETEAEAKADANNATDIDVSLNAARRRVTALDANAYFTRFAELLKDNPPHATDSTMVASLRNLGIVPGAPFDAKAVDSTSLKVMDAGVNAARETLSMAAKQPQITQNGWFIPRMIGAYGLDYAQRAIVSWSGGGTDVPQDMLIATATADANSLPLDSTHRYVLHFDRNQLPPENAGWAVAAVQQPRRTAERPSLRNLLSEADHPRLNSDGSLDILIQRAPPKGMRNNWLPPPVGPFLLRMQLTWPKEAALDGTWLPPAVQRRE; encoded by the coding sequence ATGACGCACTGCCATGCGCCCGTGCGCCCGCTCACAAGGCTGGCGGCGGTGGCGCTGAGCGCGGCGGCCCTGACCCTGACGGGCTGCGCCACCCAGGACCCGAACCCCGCGGCTGCCAACGAACTGCGCCTGCCGCAAGCCGGCGAGGCACAAGTCCGCTCCGCCTATGTGTATGCGTTCCCGTTGATGATGACGGACGCGCTGATGCAGGTCACCTCCGCCATCGCCCCCAATGGGCGCTTCATGCACCAGCGCACGCTGGAAGACGAAGCCCTGCCCGCCGGTGTACGCGCCCGTGTGGACGTGCTCGCCAGCAGCGCCTTCGTCGATTTGCGCAACGGGCCCGTCGTGCTGAGCCTGCCCGACGTCGGCCGCCGCCATATCTGGGTGGCCGTACACGATGCCTGGACGGACGTGTTCGAATCCATCGGCAACCGCACCACGGGCGCACGTGCAGCCAACTACGCGATCACGCCGCCGGGCTGGGATGGCACGCTGCCGGCAGGCGTCAAGCAGATCGCCGCGCCGACGAACCTGGTCTGGGTCGTTGCCCGCACGCAGGTCGCTGGGCAGCGCGACGAGGTTGCCGCGCGCCGCGTACAGGATCGCTACCGCATCACGCCGCTGGACGCTTTCGGCAAACCCGGCGCTCGCGAAACCGAGGCGGAAGCCAAGGCTGACGCAAACAACGCCACCGACATCGACGTCAGCCTGAATGCAGCGCGCCGCCGTGTGACCGCGCTCGATGCCAACGCTTACTTCACCCGGTTTGCCGAGCTGCTCAAGGACAATCCGCCGCACGCGACAGATTCCACGATGGTGGCGTCGCTGCGCAACCTCGGCATCGTGCCCGGTGCGCCGTTTGACGCCAAGGCAGTGGATTCGACCAGCCTGAAGGTGATGGATGCCGGCGTGAACGCCGCGCGCGAGACGCTCTCGATGGCGGCCAAGCAGCCGCAGATCACGCAGAACGGCTGGTTCATCCCGCGCATGATCGGCGCGTATGGATTGGACTATGCGCAACGCGCGATCGTCTCGTGGTCGGGCGGCGGTACCGACGTGCCGCAGGACATGCTGATCGCCACCGCCACAGCGGACGCCAACAGCCTGCCGCTGGACAGCACGCACCGCTACGTGCTGCATTTCGATCGCAACCAGCTTCCGCCGGAGAACGCCGGCTGGGCCGTGGCCGCCGTGCAGCAACCGCGCCGCACCGCCGAGCGCCCGAGCCTGCGCAACCTCCTCAGCGAAGCCGATCACCCACGCCTGAACAGTGATGGCTCGCTCGACATCCTGATCCAGCGCGCGCCGCCCAAGGGCATGCGCAACAACTGGCTGCCGCCACCGGTCGGCCCCTTCCTGCTGCGCATGCAGCTGACGTGGCCGAAGGAAGCGGCGCTGGATGGGACATGGCTGCCGCCTGCTGTGCAGCGGCGGGAATAG